The following are encoded in a window of Phaseolus vulgaris cultivar G19833 chromosome 3, P. vulgaris v2.0, whole genome shotgun sequence genomic DNA:
- the LOC137839056 gene encoding uncharacterized protein — MRKDLKGRALSWFTQLPPLSIDCFNTLVKKFGAHFATSRPHHLTSIALVNIRQEKGESLRTFMERFGKVALSIRNLSPKVTMHHMITTLKPGPFADSLCKKLATNLDELRQNASKFMQMEELREFRGRMEMIRR; from the coding sequence ATGAGAAAAGATTTGAAGGGAAGGGCTCTGAGTTGGTTTACTCAGTTGCCACCGTTATCCATTGATTGTTTCAACACTTTAGTAAAAAAGTTTGGAGCTCATTTTGCTACAAGCCGACCACATCATTTGACATCAATTGCCTTAGTGAATATAAGGCAAGAAAAGGGAGAATCCCTAAGAACATTTATGGAGCGGTTTGGAAAGGTAGCACTAAGTATCCGCAATCTCAGTCCGAAAGTCACAATGCATCATATGATTACAACACTGAAACCGGGACCATTTGCCGACAGTCTTTGCAAAAAACTAGCAACCAATCTTGATGAGTTAAGACAAAATGCATCAAAGTTTATGCAGATGGAAGAGTTGAGAGAATTTCGAGGGCGGATGGAAATGATAAGAAGATAA